One window from the genome of Pirellulales bacterium encodes:
- the hemQ gene encoding hydrogen peroxide-dependent heme synthase — protein sequence MAETTPQDISLEPLEGWHCSHLFYRFDRARLATMSPAQIASGCEQVAELLNPAAANAPARLQTSVVSGHKADFGLMLLDADPLKIGAIHHRLMANPLGSAIVPTYSFTSITEVSEYVPTLEQYGQRLVEEGEQLDSPSYKAKLKAYENREGMMRKQRLMPELPAWPSTCFYPMNKKRKVGENWFLLPFAERSRLMAEHGRTGMTFGGKVTQLITTSTGFDDWEWGVTLWARNPQFLKEIVYTMRFDEASARYAEFGPFYVSYVMTPAQMLEHCRIAQK from the coding sequence ATGGCCGAAACAACGCCGCAAGACATTTCCTTGGAACCGCTCGAGGGCTGGCATTGCAGCCATCTGTTTTACCGGTTCGACCGCGCACGGCTTGCGACCATGAGCCCGGCGCAAATTGCCAGCGGATGCGAGCAGGTCGCGGAACTGCTGAATCCGGCCGCTGCAAATGCTCCCGCCCGGTTGCAAACCAGCGTGGTCAGCGGACACAAGGCCGATTTCGGCCTGATGCTGCTCGACGCCGACCCGCTCAAAATCGGCGCCATTCATCATCGTCTGATGGCCAATCCGCTGGGTTCGGCAATTGTGCCTACCTATTCGTTCACCTCCATCACCGAAGTTTCCGAATACGTGCCCACGCTGGAACAGTATGGCCAGCGGCTGGTGGAAGAAGGGGAGCAGCTCGACAGTCCCAGCTACAAAGCCAAGCTCAAGGCGTACGAAAACCGCGAAGGCATGATGCGGAAGCAACGGTTAATGCCCGAGCTACCAGCGTGGCCCTCGACTTGCTTCTATCCGATGAACAAAAAACGGAAAGTCGGCGAAAATTGGTTTCTCCTTCCCTTCGCCGAACGTAGCCGGTTAATGGCCGAGCACGGCCGCACCGGCATGACCTTTGGCGGCAAAGTAACGCAGCTCATCACCACTTCGACCGGTTTCGACGATTGGGAGTGGGGCGTTACGCTCTGGGCCCGCAACCCACAATTTCTGAAAGAAATTGTCTACACCATGCGCTTCGACGAAGCCAGCGCCCGCTACGCCGAGTTCGGGCCGTTCTACGTCAGCTACGTTATGACGCCGGCACAAATGTTGGAACATTGCCGGATTGCGCAGAAATAG
- a CDS encoding YdjY domain-containing protein — MQVRKLGNVATWVLSVCGAIILFASQLWAEEPKNPADPTATLKRLMPNYDVWIDFKNRQVVMQGEICLTRGPLEMFAVTKGTKEHESVVAVNTKAFVVHAALLEVGAVPGTTVKYEPKFAPPAGTPVDIWAYWTDDKGDQHKDRAQDWVRDVKTKKAMEQGWVFAGSGFYTDEATKKQYYMAEAGDFICVSNFPDAMLDVPIESTSDNDDLLFEAFTENIPPKGTKVLLVLMPRIENKGADKKSDGADKVLNGAGAAHGADNAPSK; from the coding sequence CATTTTATTTGCCAGCCAGTTGTGGGCGGAGGAACCTAAAAATCCGGCTGATCCCACCGCCACGCTCAAGCGGCTGATGCCGAATTACGACGTGTGGATCGATTTCAAAAACAGACAGGTTGTCATGCAAGGCGAGATTTGCCTGACGCGCGGTCCGTTGGAAATGTTCGCGGTGACCAAAGGGACGAAGGAGCATGAATCGGTCGTGGCGGTCAACACCAAAGCATTTGTTGTCCATGCGGCGCTGTTGGAAGTTGGGGCCGTGCCTGGCACGACGGTGAAGTACGAACCCAAGTTTGCGCCCCCGGCGGGAACCCCCGTCGACATTTGGGCGTACTGGACGGACGATAAGGGAGACCAACACAAGGATCGCGCCCAGGATTGGGTGCGCGACGTGAAAACCAAAAAAGCAATGGAGCAAGGATGGGTGTTTGCCGGCAGCGGTTTTTATACCGATGAGGCTACCAAAAAACAGTATTACATGGCTGAGGCGGGCGATTTTATTTGCGTTTCGAACTTTCCAGACGCCATGCTGGACGTGCCCATCGAAAGCACTTCGGACAACGACGATTTGCTGTTCGAGGCCTTTACCGAAAACATTCCGCCGAAAGGAACCAAAGTGCTGTTGGTGTTAATGCCGCGGATCGAAAACAAGGGAGCGGACAAAAAATCAGACGGGGCTGACAAGGTTCTCAACGGCGCTGGTGCCGCCCATGGAGCGGATAACGCTCCCAGTAAATAA